One Gammaproteobacteria bacterium genomic window carries:
- a CDS encoding replication-relaxation family protein — translation MIQDDRSHDTLQRRRRDRRQPTGKRLTLQERDLLWLQKIHDHGPLSSSFLHAFSKNLRRNEKRARDRLTDLFNEDRTPDGGAYLGRPWQQFQTFDARYQDLVYDLTPAAESALKARGDWSDQGAHGSGPWLHRYMVASITASIELATLENPSLTYIPQQAILQRAGTVLRHPAPFENPTTKKTETRDLIPDAVFGLEYRKGGERSYRFFIVEADRATEPSRSSIFNRKSHLRTILQYRAYVGEGLYKSHLNLTAGMMVLNVTTSDATRDRMMALTNELSERGNTYLLFQTCDHFGRYFKPPKPMAELLLGDWLRAGHESFRIDRA, via the coding sequence ATGATCCAGGACGACAGAAGCCACGACACACTGCAGCGCAGACGACGCGATCGCCGTCAGCCGACAGGCAAGCGGCTGACCCTTCAGGAGCGCGATCTGTTGTGGTTACAGAAGATCCATGACCACGGGCCGCTGTCTTCGAGCTTTCTCCATGCGTTCTCCAAAAACCTGCGCCGCAACGAGAAGCGCGCCCGCGATCGGCTCACCGATTTGTTCAATGAAGATCGCACGCCGGATGGCGGCGCCTATCTCGGCCGCCCGTGGCAGCAGTTTCAGACCTTCGACGCCCGCTATCAGGATCTGGTGTACGACCTGACCCCGGCCGCTGAGAGCGCCCTCAAGGCAAGGGGCGATTGGAGCGACCAAGGCGCTCACGGATCAGGCCCCTGGCTCCATCGCTACATGGTGGCATCGATCACCGCCTCGATCGAACTGGCGACACTTGAGAACCCAAGCCTCACCTATATCCCGCAGCAGGCAATCCTGCAGCGGGCCGGCACGGTCTTGCGCCACCCCGCCCCGTTCGAAAACCCGACAACGAAAAAGACCGAGACCAGGGATCTGATCCCGGACGCCGTCTTTGGACTGGAGTACCGGAAGGGAGGCGAGCGGTCCTATCGCTTTTTCATCGTCGAGGCCGACCGCGCCACCGAGCCGTCACGATCGTCGATATTCAATCGCAAGAGCCACCTCCGGACCATCCTGCAATACCGCGCTTATGTGGGAGAAGGACTGTACAAGAGCCATCTCAATCTGACCGCCGGGATGATGGTGCTGAATGTGACGACCAGCGACGCGACCCGAGACCGGATGATGGCGCTCACCAACGAGCTGTCCGAGCGCGGCAACACCTATTTGCTATTCCAGACCTGCGATCATTTCGGACGGTATTTCAAGCCGCCCAAGCCGATGGCCGAACTCCTGTTGGGAGACTGGCTACGGGCCGGGCACGAATCGTTCCGGATCGACCGCGCATAG
- a CDS encoding CHC2 zinc finger domain-containing protein — MPFIDFGELKERVRIEDAVPRLDLALKQRNGQWRGPCPVCQTGGDRALVITPAKQAFYCFGGKTGGDVIALAAHIRDCSMKEAADFLVGNSTVPTGNSTSSRNSSTTVPEERTKGAIRSLQPLTYLQPAHPAVEALGVDEATCEAFGAGYAPKGIMRGRLAIPIHDWEGKLLAYCGRSVKGESPTLIFPNGFGPEDHIFNAHRIEADADNGGELFLVREPLEVLRAHQNGIDNAVSFLTETITAEQLQRLAALMDEKGCHALELT; from the coding sequence ATGCCCTTCATCGATTTTGGTGAACTGAAGGAACGCGTCCGGATCGAAGACGCGGTCCCGAGACTCGACCTCGCCCTCAAGCAACGCAACGGCCAATGGCGTGGCCCCTGTCCGGTCTGTCAGACCGGCGGCGATCGCGCCCTTGTCATCACACCGGCCAAGCAGGCCTTCTACTGCTTTGGCGGAAAGACCGGCGGCGATGTCATCGCCCTCGCCGCCCATATCCGCGACTGCAGCATGAAAGAAGCCGCGGATTTCCTGGTTGGGAACAGTACAGTTCCGACAGGGAACAGTACCAGTTCCCGGAACAGCTCCACGACAGTTCCCGAGGAGAGGACCAAGGGGGCCATTAGAAGCCTCCAGCCTCTGACCTACCTGCAGCCAGCACACCCAGCTGTTGAGGCCCTCGGCGTTGACGAGGCGACCTGTGAAGCCTTTGGTGCCGGTTATGCCCCCAAGGGCATCATGCGCGGCCGGCTGGCCATCCCGATCCATGATTGGGAAGGGAAGTTGCTGGCCTATTGTGGGCGATCGGTGAAGGGCGAAAGCCCGACCCTGATCTTCCCGAACGGCTTTGGGCCGGAAGACCATATCTTCAACGCCCATCGCATCGAGGCCGATGCCGATAACGGCGGCGAGCTCTTCCTGGTCCGCGAGCCGCTGGAGGTTCTGAGAGCCCACCAGAACGGCATCGACAACGCTGTATCGTTTCTGACTGAGACGATCACCGCCGAGCAGTTGCAGCGTCTCGCTGCCCTCATGGACGAAAAGGGCTGCCACGCCCTCGAACTCACCTAG